One Dromiciops gliroides isolate mDroGli1 chromosome 3, mDroGli1.pri, whole genome shotgun sequence DNA segment encodes these proteins:
- the INHA gene encoding inhibin alpha chain, with amino-acid sequence MRWGGEGRKEYRTRREWALKTETQEPRAAGSSGWAIFMEPLAMLPLPVLLQLLLLMGMKGGYGCQGPEPDRELVLAKVRALVLDALSPPTTSKDGGEPGARRLPRRHAHTGGPTRRSMENDDEDLSQVILFPTTGPGCEDEPEAGEAEGLFTYTFRPSLHTRSRQVTAAQLWFHTGLDRVSAQVQNDSGPSVTLLAMSSGGPTAVPILLGAAPPQWVVLHLAAPALTLLTRPLLVLLLRCPNCPCLARLDATPFLVAHTRARPPSVGERARRSPLPPPWPWSPAALRLLQRPSEEPAAHADCHRAALNISFQELGWDQWIVHPPSFIFHYCHGGCGLAPSPVLSPGAAFTPSQPQPLPLGPGSRLCCAALPSTMRPLRVRTTSDGGYSFKYETVPNLLTQHCACI; translated from the exons atgaggtggggtggggagggcaggaaggagTATAGAACCCGTCGTGAGTGGGCACTAAAAACAGAGACCCAGGAACCAAGGGCAGCAGGGAGCTCAGGCTGGGCGATCTTCATGGAGCCCCTGGCCATGCTCCCATTGCCAGTCCTCCTGCAGCTTCTGCTGCTGATGGGCATGAAGGGTGGGTACGGCTGCCAGGGTCCAGAACCAGACAGGGAGCTGGTGCTGGCCAAAGTGAGGGCCCTGGTGCTGGATGCTCTAAGCCCCCCCACCACCTCCAAGGATGGGGGAGAGCCTGGGGCCCGGCGCCTGCCTCGCAGACATGCCCACACCGGGGGGCCCACACGCAGGAGCATGGAAAATGACGATGAGGACCTATCACAGGTCATCCTTTTCCCAACCACAG GTCCGGGCTGTGAGGACGAACCCGAGGCAGGAGAGGCTGAGGGCCTGTTCACATACACATTCCGGCCTTCCCTTCACACGAGAAGTCGACAGGTGACAGCTGCCCAGCTGTGGTTCCACACTGGCCTGGACAGGGTGAGCGCCCAGGTCCAGAATGACTCTGGTCCCTCTGTGACACTATTGGCAATGTCTTCCGGGGGACCCACGGCTGTGCCAATATTACTGGGTGCGGCCCCGCCTCAATGGGTTGTGCTTCACCTGGCGGCCCCTGCACTCACACTGCTGACCCGCCCGCTCCTTGTACTGCTGCTTCGATGCCCAAATTGCCCCTGCCTGGCCCGGCTCGATGCCACCCCCTTCCTGGTGGCACACACCAGGGCCCGGCCACCCAGCGTGGGGGAGAGGGCTCGAcgctcccctcttcctcccccctggCCCTGGTCTCCTGCCGCCCTGCGCTTGCTGCAACGTCCTTCAGAAGAACCAGCTGCCCATGCTGACTGCCATCGGGCCGCCCTCAACATCTCCTTCCAGGAACTTGGCTGGGACCAGTGGATTGTTCACCCGCCCAGCTTCATCTTCCATTATTGCCATGGGGGCTGTGGGCTGGCCCCCTCCCCGGTCCTGTCTCCTGGGGCTGCCTTCACACcttcccagccccagcccctgccCCTGGGCCCAGGCTCGAGGCTGTGCTGTGCTGCTTTGCCCAGCACCATGAGACCCCTGCGTGTGCGGACCACCTCCGACGGGGGCTACTCCTTCAAGTACGAGACGGTGCCCAACCTCCTCACTCAGCACTGTGCCTGCATATAG